In one Bacteroidia bacterium genomic region, the following are encoded:
- the rmuC gene encoding DNA recombination protein RmuC has protein sequence MMEILFLGIGLALGGLMSFLFFRNQPNATMNAQLEQFKQQINVQGLELAKHQEKASYLEKELEAKKSETSLLRTEKEGLSRFVEKAEIQEKELEERKAELVQLRTEKDNLDRRLTESVAKFREQETRMSEQKQELENLQKRFQTEFENIANKLLKQNSEEFTKVNEKAVGDLLLPLKDRLKEFEKKVEDTYEKESKQRFALEKEIKTLAELNQQISKEATELTNAMKGQNKLQGNWGELILEKLLEQSGLRTGIEYTVQAEGMRLENEEGRRFQPDVIINLPENRHLVIDSKVSLLAWNDLTNAETEERKLLAQNELVKSLKTHINGLHDKHYHNLGGLNSLDFVLMFIPIEGSFSAAMQLEPNLFGFAWEKRIVLVTPTTLMATLKTIASIWKHEHQNQNAMEIARQGGALYDKFAAFYEDMQKIKRNLDLTTKSYDEAMVKLQGRGGLSSRAQSLKELGVKASKKLPPEAIGLDELIEGGEE, from the coding sequence AACAGCAAATTAATGTGCAGGGTTTGGAATTAGCCAAACACCAGGAAAAGGCTTCCTATCTGGAAAAGGAATTGGAAGCAAAAAAATCTGAAACCAGCTTGTTGAGAACCGAAAAAGAAGGATTAAGCCGTTTTGTTGAAAAAGCTGAAATACAGGAAAAGGAGTTGGAAGAACGCAAGGCTGAACTGGTGCAACTTCGCACGGAAAAAGATAATTTAGATCGTCGCTTAACTGAATCAGTAGCCAAATTCAGGGAGCAGGAAACCCGAATGAGCGAACAAAAACAGGAATTGGAAAATTTGCAAAAACGCTTCCAAACCGAATTCGAAAATATAGCCAACAAACTACTCAAACAAAACTCGGAAGAGTTTACCAAAGTGAACGAAAAAGCCGTTGGGGATTTGTTATTGCCCCTCAAAGACAGGCTCAAGGAATTTGAGAAAAAAGTAGAAGACACCTATGAAAAAGAAAGCAAACAACGCTTTGCCCTGGAAAAAGAAATAAAAACCCTGGCCGAACTAAACCAACAAATCAGCAAGGAGGCAACGGAATTAACCAATGCCATGAAAGGACAGAATAAGTTGCAGGGAAACTGGGGTGAGTTAATTTTGGAAAAACTTCTGGAACAAAGTGGACTAAGAACCGGAATTGAATACACGGTACAGGCAGAAGGAATGAGACTGGAAAATGAAGAAGGAAGAAGGTTTCAGCCCGATGTAATTATCAATTTGCCCGAAAACCGCCACTTGGTCATCGACAGCAAAGTAAGTCTATTGGCCTGGAACGATTTAACCAATGCCGAAACCGAAGAAAGAAAACTGCTTGCTCAAAACGAATTGGTAAAATCGCTGAAAACCCATATCAATGGCTTACACGATAAACATTACCACAACCTGGGCGGTTTAAACTCCCTGGATTTTGTGCTTATGTTTATTCCTATTGAAGGCAGTTTCAGTGCAGCCATGCAACTGGAACCCAATCTGTTTGGATTTGCCTGGGAAAAACGTATTGTTCTGGTAACTCCAACCACCTTAATGGCTACCCTAAAAACCATTGCTTCCATTTGGAAACACGAACATCAAAACCAAAACGCCATGGAAATTGCCAGGCAAGGCGGTGCGTTGTACGACAAGTTTGCTGCCTTTTACGAAGACATGCAAAAAATTAAACGCAACCTCGATTTAACTACCAAGTCGTATGATGAAGCTATGGTAAAGTTGCAAGGCCGGGGTGGTTTATCCAGCAGGGCCCAAAGTCTGAAGGAACTAGGAGTAAAAGCAAGCAAAAAACTACCGCCCGAAGCCATTGGGCTGGACGAATTAATTGAAGGAGGAGAAGAATAA
- a CDS encoding class I SAM-dependent methyltransferase produces the protein MYNPFQLALKFAGYYLRSVNLHGLHSPFAYKLTEDVLYNKAPFYCYTPIEKIRQSLLEDKRHIQVLDLGAGSNFGNTKEKAISQIAKRAAKPAKYGQVIFRLANYLQPKTVVELGTSLGMTTAYLASANSQSKIISLEGCPETARIAGENFKKLGLKNIELRVGDFKDTLPPLSRELETVDLAFFDGNHRYQPTMDYFNQFLPLANEDSLFIFDDVHWSEEMEKAWEEIKKHPKVSMTIDLFFIGLVFFRKGKEKEDLVVRY, from the coding sequence GTGTATAATCCGTTTCAACTCGCCCTAAAATTTGCCGGGTATTATCTGCGCAGTGTGAACCTACATGGTTTACATTCCCCTTTTGCCTACAAACTTACCGAAGATGTTCTTTACAACAAAGCCCCTTTTTATTGCTATACTCCCATTGAAAAGATCAGGCAATCGCTGTTGGAAGACAAACGCCATATCCAGGTTTTAGACCTTGGTGCTGGCTCAAACTTTGGCAACACCAAAGAAAAAGCCATTTCCCAAATTGCCAAACGGGCAGCCAAACCGGCAAAATATGGACAGGTTATTTTCCGACTTGCCAATTACCTTCAACCCAAAACGGTGGTAGAACTGGGCACCTCACTTGGAATGACCACCGCTTACCTGGCATCGGCCAACAGCCAATCCAAAATTATCAGTTTGGAAGGTTGTCCGGAAACAGCCCGGATAGCCGGTGAAAATTTCAAAAAGCTGGGATTAAAAAACATTGAGCTTAGAGTTGGCGATTTCAAAGATACCTTACCCCCATTAAGCCGGGAACTAGAAACGGTTGATTTAGCGTTCTTTGATGGAAACCACCGCTACCAGCCCACCATGGACTATTTTAACCAATTTCTGCCCTTGGCTAACGAAGACAGCTTATTCATTTTTGATGATGTACACTGGAGCGAAGAAATGGAAAAAGCCTGGGAAGAAATTAAGAAACACCCCAAGGTAAGTATGACCATTGATTTGTTTTTTATCGGCTTGGTTTTTTTCAGAAAGGGAAAAGAAAAGGAAGATTTGGTGGTGAGGTATTAA